In one window of Macadamia integrifolia cultivar HAES 741 chromosome 2, SCU_Mint_v3, whole genome shotgun sequence DNA:
- the LOC122089867 gene encoding chaperonin CPN60-like 2, mitochondrial gives MHRVAATIASSISSATSKKLACGRILSRSYVAKEINFGIGARAAMLQGVSELAEAVKVTMGPKGRSVIIEKNHGNPVVTKDGVTVAKSINFKNKAKNVGADLVKQVAKATNSAAGDGTTCATVLTQAILSEGCKSVAAGANVMDLRHGIKLAVDAVITHLKSRAVMISTPEEITQVATISANGEREIGELIARAMERVGKEGVITVADGNTLDNELEVVEGMKLARGYISPYFITDDKTQKCELENPLILIHDKKISDMNSLVKILELAVRKDRPLLIVAEDVESDALTMLILNKHRAGVKVCAIKAPGFGENRRANLDDLAILTGGEVITEDRGFNLDKVQLEMLGTAKRVTVSLDDTIVLHGGGEKKLIEERCEQLRTSIEKSTATFDKEKAQERLSKLSGGVAVFKVGGASEAEVGERKDRVTDALNATRAAVEEGILPGGGVALLYATKVLENIQTPNSDQKRGIEIIQNALKAPTFTIVENAGANGSILLGKLLEQEDLNQGYDAAKGEYIDMVKAGIIDPLKVVRTALVDASSVSLLMTSTEAAIIDHPDAKSTVPSRMPNMDDMDY, from the exons ATGCATCGAGTAGCTGCAACTATAGCTTCTTCAATCAG TTCCGCTACATCAAAGAAGCTG GCATGTGGTAGGATCCTTAGCAGAAGCTATGTTGCAAAGGAGATCAATTTTGGGATTGGAGCTAGGGCTGCGATGCTACAGGGTGTCTCTGAGCTTGCTGAGGCAGTTAAAGTCACGATGGGACCAAAG GGTCGTAGTGTGATTATTGAGAAAAATCACGGGAATCCTGTAGTCACAAAAGATGGTGTTACTGTTGCTAAAAGCATCAATTTCAAAAACAAAGCTAAAAATGTTGGCGCAGATCTTGTAAAGCAGGTTGCTAAAGCCACCAATTCTGCAGCAGGAGATG GTACAACTTGTGCTACTGTCCTGACCCAGGCAATACTATCTGAAGGATGTAAGTCGGTGGCTGCTGGTGCAAATGTAATGGATCTGCGCCATGGTATTAAACTGGCAGTTGATGCTGTGATCACTCACTTGAAAAGCAGGGCAGTGATGATAAGCACACCAGAAGAGATTACACAG gtggcaaccatctctgCAAATGGTGAGCGTGAAATAGGGGAACTGATAGCTAGGGCAATGGAGAGAGTTGGCAAGGAAGGAGTCATTACTGTTGCG GATGGAAATACTTTGGATAATGAATTGGAAGTGGTGGAAGGGATGAAACTAGCTAGAGGATATATATCTCCCTATTTTATTACTGATGATAAAACTCAAAAATGT GAACTGGAAAATCCCCTGATCCTCATCCATGACAAGAAAATTTCAGATATGAACTCTCTTGTCAAAATTTTGGAGCTCGCTGTAAGG AAAGATAGACCGCTGCTAATTGTGGCTGAGGATGTTGAGAGCGATGCACTGACGATGCTTATACTCAACAAACACCGTGCTGGAGTTAAG GTTTGTGCCATTAAAGCTCCTGGTTTTGGAGAAAACAGGAGGGCAAACTTGGATGATCTAGCCATTCTTACAGGAGGAGAG GTCATCACTGAAGATCGTGGGTTCAATCTGGACAAAGTCCAACTTGAAATGCTGGGTACTGCCAAAAGG GTGACTGTCTCGCTTGATGACACTATTGTGCTACATGGTGGTGGTGAGAAGAAGCTTATTGAAGAACGATGTGAACAG CTCAGGACATCTATTGAGAAAAGTACTGCCACGTTTGACAAGGAGAAAGCACAGGAGCGGTTGTCAAAGCTGTCTGGAGGTGTTGCAGTCTTCAAG GTTGGAGGGGCCAGTGAGGCAGAAGTTGGGGAGAGAAAGGACCGAGTCACAGATGCTTTAAATGCCACACGAGCAGCTGTTGAAGAGGGTATTTTGCCAG GTGGTGGTGTTGCCCTCCTGTATGCGACAAAGGTGCTGGAGAACATTCAAACTCCAAACAGTGACCAGAAAAGAGGAATCGAAATAATCCAGAATGCTCTCAAG GCACCCACATTCACAATAGTTGAAAATGCTGGTGCAAATGGGTCAATTCTTCTTGGCAAACTGTTGGAACAGGAGGATCTTAACCAGGGTTATGATGCTGCCAAAG GTGAGTACATTGACATGGTGAAGGCCGGAATTATAGATCCTCTCAAAGTTGTGAGAACTGCTTTAGTGGATGCTTCAAG CGTCTCTTTGCTAATGACATCTACAGAGGCAGCTATTATTGACCATCCAGATGCAAAGAGCACGGTACCTAGTCGCATGCCAAATATGGACGATATGGATTACTGA
- the LOC122059831 gene encoding probable mitochondrial-processing peptidase subunit beta, mitochondrial yields MASTSSSIVARRIKILVSSFRPSSCSLSTLPTPLEENPSGHEESRFLTHNSPDAKVFDHSAILRFPEVQISTLPNGIRVATQRSVSNNHTASVGVWIDTGSRFEAPGTNGTAHFLEHMVFKGTRRRSSAAIEQEIENMGGHLNAYTSREQTTFYANVLRDDVPVAIDILADMLQNSKFGEHAIKRERGVILREMEEVQRQTQEVLFDHLHWAAFRNNPLGNTILGPPENIRTISGDDLCQYISTHYTGPRMVVSAAGAVKHDRIVDQVSRFFKRIPYDPTTAPQLIDKNPAIFTGSEVRVVNNDMPVAHVVIAFKGAAWADPSSIPLMMLQCLLGSWDKNVGVSNYSGSGSEFIRRISKNELAESVMAFNTNYHDTGLFGIYSTAKPECLHDLSIAIMQEFCRLAYKVSEAEVVRAQNQLKSSLLLHIDGTSAIAENNGRQILTYGRVIPYSELFARIDGVDASTIKEMAEEFIINKDAAIAAIGPIHQLPDYNWFCSQTRIK; encoded by the exons ATGGCATCAACTTCCTCATCTATAGTTGCCAGAAGAATCAAAATCCTAGTTTCCTCCTTTAGACCTTCGTCCTGCTCCTTATCAACCCTGCCAACACCTCTCGAAGAGAACCCATCAGGACACGAAGAGTCTCGCTTTCTAACTCACAATTCCCCCGACGCCAAAGTCTTCGATCACTCCGCAATCCTCCGTTTCCCAGAAGTCCAAATCTCCACACTCCCTAATGGCATCCGTGTTGCAACCCAGAGATCTGTAAGCAACAATCATACTGCCTCAGTGGGTGTTTGGATCGATACTGGTAGCCGATTTGAAGCTCCAGGTACCAATGGTACTGCTCACTTCCTGGAACACATGGTCTTCAAGGGCACTCGACGACGCTCCTCTGCTGCCATTGAGCAGGAAATTGAGAACATGGGTGGACATCTAAATGCATATACGTCACGGGAGCAGACGACTTTTTATGCTAATGTGCTCCGTGATGATGTCCCCGTTGCCATTGATATCCTTGCTGATATGCTGCAGAATTCCAAGTTTGGTGAACATGCTATAAAGCGGGAACGTGGGGTTATCCTCAGAGAGATGGAAGAA GTCCAACGTCAGACTCAAGAAGTGTTATTTGATCATTTGCATTGGGCGGCTTTCAGAAACAACCCATTAGGGAACACAATTTTAGGGCCACCGGAGAACATACGGACTATCTCAGGGGATGATTTGTGTCAATACATCTCTACCCATTATACTGGACCTAGAATG GTTGTATCTGCTGCTGGTGCTGTTAAACATGATAGGATTGTTGATCAAGTCAGTAGATTTTTCAAGCGGATTCCTTATGATCCAACTACTGCACCTCAGTTGATTGATAAAAATCCAGCTATATTCACTGGTTCCGAG GTTCGTGTGGTGAATAATGATATGCCTGTTGCACACGTTGTGATTGCTTTCAAGGGGGCCGCTTGGGCTGATCCAAGCTCCATCCCTCTGATGATGTTGCAATGTTTGCTTGGTTCTTGGGACAAAAATGTCGGTGTTAGTAATTATTCAGGCTCAGG GTCAGAGTTTATCAGAAGAATTAGCAAAAATGAATTGGCTGAGAGTGTGATGGCTTTCAATACTAATTATCATGACACAGGACTGTTTGGCATCTATTCCACTGCCAAG CCAGAATGCCTGCACGATTTATCAATTGCAATAATGCAAGAGTTCTGCAGATTGGCATACAAAGTTTCAGAGGCAGAGGTAGTACGAGCTCAAAATCAG TTGAAATCTTCCCTTTTACTTCATATTGATGGAACCAGTGCAATTGCTGAAAATAATGGACGTCAG ATTCTGACATATGGGCGTGTAATCCCATACTCGGAGTTATTTGCACGAATAGATGGTGTTGATGCTTCCACAATAAAAGAGATGGCAGAGGAATTCATAATCAATAAG
- the LOC122061424 gene encoding uncharacterized protein LOC122061424 isoform X3, with protein sequence MNQRREPCAACKYQKRKCPEGCPLAPHFPASRYLDFMHSHKHFNVSGVTKILSQVKPDQREAAIQSMVMECMARKDDPVKGIVGIIENLQSQIQSCKREVAIAKQQLMFCQLRDELIRRRQRERLEQLQRQQRFLSFTTSPSTSPFLKLFHDRCRYQMPTLPNSANIGFLRGFTSSSTPEEVEDVKPLIVQNSTSRVNQGCTNHSTPPGIEDIKLLINQTSTTMVMETSHHTKTHNFKDARKSRNGVATTMKELNQACTYPSIPPGYEDIKPFQANNKTHVNIKEAGESRLSLMLIGQVAALIAIPLVPMLFFLVLI encoded by the exons atgaatcaGAGAAGGGAACCTTGTGCTGCATGCAAGTATCAAAAGAGGAAGTGTCCTGAGGGTTGTCCATTAGCACCCCATTTTCCTGCCAGCAGATATCTGGACTTCATGCATTCCCATAAGCACTTTAATGTTAGTGGTGTCACTAAGATCCTGAGCCAAGTAAAGCCTGACCAGAGAGAAGCAGCCATTCAGTCTATGGTGATGGAGTGCATGGCAAGGAAGGATGATCCTGTGAAAGGTATTGTAGGTATCATTGAAAACCTTCAATCTCAAATACAATCTTGTAAGCGCGAGGTTGCCATCGCTAAGCAACAGCTAATGTTCTGCCAACTACGAGACGAACTTATTCGTCGCAGGCAAAGGGAACGACTAGAACAGTTACAGAGGCAACAGCGATTCCTATCCTTCACAACTTCACCATCCACTTCACCATTTTTGAAGCTATTCCATGACAGATGCCGTTATCAGATGCCTACTTTACCTAATTCA GCTAATATTGGGTTTCTCCGAGGATTCACTTCTTCCTCAACTCCAGAAGAAGTTGAAGATGTCAAGCCCTTGATTGTCCAAAACAGTACTTCTAGGGTGAATCAAGGATGCACTAATCACTCAACTCCACCAGGAATTGAAGACATAAAGCTCTTGATTAACCAAACCAGTACTACTATGGTGATGGAAACGTCTCACCATACCAAAACTCATAACTTCAAAGATGCTAGAAAATCCAGGAATGGAGTAGCTACTACTATGAAAGAGTTGAATCAAGCATGCACCTATCCCTCAATTCCACCAGGATATGAAGATATCAAGCCATTTCAGGCTAATAACAAAACTCATGTTAACATCAAAGAGGCTGGAGAATCCAG GCTTTCTCTAATGTTGATTGGGCAGGTAGCAGCTTTGATTGCCATCCCACTGGTGCCTATGTTATTTTTCTTGGTCCTAATTTGA
- the LOC122061424 gene encoding uncharacterized protein LOC122061424 isoform X4, protein MNQRREPCAACKYQKRKCPEGCPLAPHFPASRYLDFMHSHKHFNVSGVTKILSQVKPDQREAAIQSMVMECMARKDDPVKGIVGIIENLQSQIQSCKREVAIAKQQLMFCQLRDELIRRRQRERLEQLQRQQRFLSFTTSPSTSPFLKLFHDRCRYQMPTLPNSANIGFLRGFTSSSTPEEVEDVKPLIVQNSTSRVNQGCTNHSTPPGIEDIKLLINQTSTTMVMETSHHTKTHNFKDARKSRNGVATTMKELNQACTYPSIPPGYEDIKPFQANNKTHVNIKEAGESSVEAIPKEKQANDRFLKKN, encoded by the exons atgaatcaGAGAAGGGAACCTTGTGCTGCATGCAAGTATCAAAAGAGGAAGTGTCCTGAGGGTTGTCCATTAGCACCCCATTTTCCTGCCAGCAGATATCTGGACTTCATGCATTCCCATAAGCACTTTAATGTTAGTGGTGTCACTAAGATCCTGAGCCAAGTAAAGCCTGACCAGAGAGAAGCAGCCATTCAGTCTATGGTGATGGAGTGCATGGCAAGGAAGGATGATCCTGTGAAAGGTATTGTAGGTATCATTGAAAACCTTCAATCTCAAATACAATCTTGTAAGCGCGAGGTTGCCATCGCTAAGCAACAGCTAATGTTCTGCCAACTACGAGACGAACTTATTCGTCGCAGGCAAAGGGAACGACTAGAACAGTTACAGAGGCAACAGCGATTCCTATCCTTCACAACTTCACCATCCACTTCACCATTTTTGAAGCTATTCCATGACAGATGCCGTTATCAGATGCCTACTTTACCTAATTCA GCTAATATTGGGTTTCTCCGAGGATTCACTTCTTCCTCAACTCCAGAAGAAGTTGAAGATGTCAAGCCCTTGATTGTCCAAAACAGTACTTCTAGGGTGAATCAAGGATGCACTAATCACTCAACTCCACCAGGAATTGAAGACATAAAGCTCTTGATTAACCAAACCAGTACTACTATGGTGATGGAAACGTCTCACCATACCAAAACTCATAACTTCAAAGATGCTAGAAAATCCAGGAATGGAGTAGCTACTACTATGAAAGAGTTGAATCAAGCATGCACCTATCCCTCAATTCCACCAGGATATGAAGATATCAAGCCATTTCAGGCTAATAACAAAACTCATGTTAACATCAAAGAGGCTGGAGAATCCAG TGTTGAAGCTATACCTAAAGAAAAGCAGGCAAATGATCGGTTCCTGAAGAAGAATTAA
- the LOC122061424 gene encoding uncharacterized protein LOC122061424 isoform X2 encodes MNQRREPCAACKYQKRKCPEGCPLAPHFPASRYLDFMHSHKHFNVSGVTKILSQVKPDQREAAIQSMVMECMARKDDPVKGIVGIIENLQSQIQSCKREVAIAKQQLMFCQLRDELIRRRQRERLEQLQRQQRFLSFTTSPSTSPFLKLFHDRCRYQMPTLPNSANIGFLRGFTSSSTPEEVEDVKPLIVQNSTSRVNQGCTNHSTPPGIEDIKLLINQTSTTMVMETSHHTKTHNFKDARKSRNGVATTMKELNQACTYPSIPPGYEDIKPFQANNKTHVNIKEAGESRCLDLSTKHMYIARHFRFDESKFPFANSILGFL; translated from the exons atgaatcaGAGAAGGGAACCTTGTGCTGCATGCAAGTATCAAAAGAGGAAGTGTCCTGAGGGTTGTCCATTAGCACCCCATTTTCCTGCCAGCAGATATCTGGACTTCATGCATTCCCATAAGCACTTTAATGTTAGTGGTGTCACTAAGATCCTGAGCCAAGTAAAGCCTGACCAGAGAGAAGCAGCCATTCAGTCTATGGTGATGGAGTGCATGGCAAGGAAGGATGATCCTGTGAAAGGTATTGTAGGTATCATTGAAAACCTTCAATCTCAAATACAATCTTGTAAGCGCGAGGTTGCCATCGCTAAGCAACAGCTAATGTTCTGCCAACTACGAGACGAACTTATTCGTCGCAGGCAAAGGGAACGACTAGAACAGTTACAGAGGCAACAGCGATTCCTATCCTTCACAACTTCACCATCCACTTCACCATTTTTGAAGCTATTCCATGACAGATGCCGTTATCAGATGCCTACTTTACCTAATTCA GCTAATATTGGGTTTCTCCGAGGATTCACTTCTTCCTCAACTCCAGAAGAAGTTGAAGATGTCAAGCCCTTGATTGTCCAAAACAGTACTTCTAGGGTGAATCAAGGATGCACTAATCACTCAACTCCACCAGGAATTGAAGACATAAAGCTCTTGATTAACCAAACCAGTACTACTATGGTGATGGAAACGTCTCACCATACCAAAACTCATAACTTCAAAGATGCTAGAAAATCCAGGAATGGAGTAGCTACTACTATGAAAGAGTTGAATCAAGCATGCACCTATCCCTCAATTCCACCAGGATATGAAGATATCAAGCCATTTCAGGCTAATAACAAAACTCATGTTAACATCAAAGAGGCTGGAGAATCCAG GTGTTTGGATCTGTCCACAAAGCATATGTATATAGCACGCCATTTTCGGTTTGATGAGTCGAAGTTTCCTTTTGCCAATTCTATACTAG GCTTTCTCTAA
- the LOC122089712 gene encoding LOB domain-containing protein 13-like, translating into MNQRRKPCAACKYQKRKCPEGCPLAPHFPASRYLKFMHSHKHFNVSSVTKILSQVKPDQREAAIQSMVMECMARKDDPVKGIVGIIENLQSQIQSCKREVAIVKEQLRFCQRRDELIRSQQRERLEQLQRQQRFLSFTPSPSTSPFLKLCPYQMPTLPNSVNIGLHRGITSFSTPEEVKDVKPLIIQNSTSRVNQGCTNHSTPPVLEDIKPLINQTSTTRVMEVSRHTKSHNFKDAGKSRKGVAITMKELNQAWTNPSISPGYEDIKPFQVNTKTHINMKEAGESSVEAIPKEKQANDRFLKKN; encoded by the exons atgaatcaGAGAAGGAAACCTTGTGCTGCATGCAAGTATCAAAAGAGGAAGTGTCCTGAGGGTTGTCCATTAGCCCCACACTTTCCTGCCAGTAGATATCTGAAGTTCATGCATTCCCATAAGCACTTTAATGTTAGCAGTGTCACTAAGATCCTGAGCCAAGTAAAGCCTGACCAGAGAGAAGCAGCCATTCAGTCTATGGTGATGGAGTGCATGGCAAGGAAGGATGATCCTGTGAAAGGTATTGTAGGTATCATTGAAAACCTTCAATCTCAAATACAATCTTGTAAGCGCGAGGTTGCCATCGTTAAGGAACAGCTAAGGTTCTGCCAACGACGAGACGAACTTATTCGTAGCCAGCAAAGGGAACGACTAGAACAGTTACAGAGGCAACAGCGATTCCTATCCTTCACACCTTCACCATCCACTTCACCATTTTTGAAGCTATGCCCTTATCAGATGCCCACTTTACCTAATTCA GTTAATATTGGGCTTCACCGAGGAATCACTTCTTTCTCAACTCCAGAAGAAGTTAAAGATGTCAAGCCCTTGATTATCCAAAACAGTACTTCTAGGGTGAATCAAGGATGCACTAATCACTCAACTCCACCAGTACTTGAAGATATAAAGCCCTTGATTAACCAAACTAGTACTACTAGGGTGATGGAAGTCTCTCGCCATACCAAAAGTCATAACTTCAAAGATGCTGGAAAATCTAGGAAGGGAGTAGCTATTACTATGAAAGAGTTGAATCAAGCATGGACCAATCCCTCAATTTCACCAGGATATGAAGATATCAAACCATTTCAGGTCAATACCAAAACTCATATTAACATGAAAGAGGCTGGAGAATCCAG TGTTGAAGCTATACCTAAAGAAAAACAGGCAAATGATCGGTTCCTGAAGAAGAATTAA
- the LOC122061424 gene encoding uncharacterized protein LOC122061424 isoform X1, translated as MNQRREPCAACKYQKRKCPEGCPLAPHFPASRYLDFMHSHKHFNVSGVTKILSQVKPDQREAAIQSMVMECMARKDDPVKGIVGIIENLQSQIQSCKREVAIAKQQLMFCQLRDELIRRRQRERLEQLQRQQRFLSFTTSPSTSPFLKLFHDRCRYQMPTLPNSANIGFLRGFTSSSTPEEVEDVKPLIVQNSTSRVNQGCTNHSTPPGIEDIKLLINQTSTTMVMETSHHTKTHNFKDARKSRNGVATTMKELNQACTYPSIPPGYEDIKPFQANNKTHVNIKEAGESRCLDLSTKHMYIARHFRFDESKFPFANSILGKPPSPFPHPLLVHGVVTLPASLPPHHLRHHSCHYRPLPPSPLPSLAPLPTMPILPSPLSTPTLNHLSLSSHRHHAHYPSSCSPINQLLRHLSHGTHLYPTPL; from the exons atgaatcaGAGAAGGGAACCTTGTGCTGCATGCAAGTATCAAAAGAGGAAGTGTCCTGAGGGTTGTCCATTAGCACCCCATTTTCCTGCCAGCAGATATCTGGACTTCATGCATTCCCATAAGCACTTTAATGTTAGTGGTGTCACTAAGATCCTGAGCCAAGTAAAGCCTGACCAGAGAGAAGCAGCCATTCAGTCTATGGTGATGGAGTGCATGGCAAGGAAGGATGATCCTGTGAAAGGTATTGTAGGTATCATTGAAAACCTTCAATCTCAAATACAATCTTGTAAGCGCGAGGTTGCCATCGCTAAGCAACAGCTAATGTTCTGCCAACTACGAGACGAACTTATTCGTCGCAGGCAAAGGGAACGACTAGAACAGTTACAGAGGCAACAGCGATTCCTATCCTTCACAACTTCACCATCCACTTCACCATTTTTGAAGCTATTCCATGACAGATGCCGTTATCAGATGCCTACTTTACCTAATTCA GCTAATATTGGGTTTCTCCGAGGATTCACTTCTTCCTCAACTCCAGAAGAAGTTGAAGATGTCAAGCCCTTGATTGTCCAAAACAGTACTTCTAGGGTGAATCAAGGATGCACTAATCACTCAACTCCACCAGGAATTGAAGACATAAAGCTCTTGATTAACCAAACCAGTACTACTATGGTGATGGAAACGTCTCACCATACCAAAACTCATAACTTCAAAGATGCTAGAAAATCCAGGAATGGAGTAGCTACTACTATGAAAGAGTTGAATCAAGCATGCACCTATCCCTCAATTCCACCAGGATATGAAGATATCAAGCCATTTCAGGCTAATAACAAAACTCATGTTAACATCAAAGAGGCTGGAGAATCCAG GTGTTTGGATCTGTCCACAAAGCATATGTATATAGCACGCCATTTTCGGTTTGATGAGTCGAAGTTTCCTTTTGCCAATTCTATACTAGGTAAGCCACCCTCCCCTTTTCCTCATCCTCTGTTAGTCCATGGGGTAGTAACCCTACCTGCATCTCTCCCCCCACACCACCTCCGCCACCACTCTTGCCATTACCGACCACTCCCTCCATCACCACTACCATCTCTGGCCCCTCTCCCTACCATGCCCATCTTGCCTTCTCCTCTCTCTACCCCTACACTCAACCACCTCAGCCTCTCCTCCCACCGCCACCATGCCCACTACCCCTCTTCGTGTTCACCCATTAATCAACTTCTACGACACCTCTCCCATGGCACCCACCTCTACCCAACACCTCTCTGA